The Daucus carota subsp. sativus chromosome 2, DH1 v3.0, whole genome shotgun sequence genome includes a window with the following:
- the LOC108207084 gene encoding cation/H(+) antiporter 15-like: protein MGNLFQCLKVNLLVELLPMGIKVITMVHRVEIRHARRAKTKGQTGQPNKRPDGPTRRVKLKAIQAEKINYGDRRILWKRDVTLVVTITRLLVFILKPLRQPRVISEILGGIILGPSVLGKSPKFADALFPQRSVMVLETMANVGLLYFLFIVGVEMDISSIKRTGKKAIVIAVAGMILPFLIGVTFSFLLRQKTQSVKQGTFILFLGVALSVTAFPVLARILAELKLLNKDIGEIAMSSALINDIVAWTVLAFAIAMSEENNMTLASIWVILSSVAFVLFCIFLVRPTIAWMIKRTPEGETISEFYLCLILTGVMISGFITDAIGTHSVFGAFVFGLIIPNGPLVVTLIERLEDFVSGLLLPIFFAISGLKTEFSAIQGAGTWGALVVVIVLACLGKVAGTLIVALYYQMPFHEGVTLGLLMNTKGLVEMIVLNVGKDQKVLDEKSFAIMVIVAVVMTGSVTPIVTTIYRPARKFSPYKRRTIQRIKRDSEFRVLVCIHTPRNVPTIINLIEASHPSKKSPICIYALHLVELTGRSSAMLIVHNTRKSGPAANRTQAQSDHIINAFENYEQNAIGVSVQPLTAISPYSTMHEDICNVAEDKRVAFIIIPFHKQQTVDGGMENMNPSYRTINQNVLVNAPCSVGILVDRGLTGSTRISSNQVTHHVALLFFGGPDDREALAYVWRMSEHPGINLTVMRFISANEAGEGSSRPSFEENDPRVLTILTDNDREKQLNEEYLNSFKSKMPKDGSVVYLEKVVSNGDETVAAIRSIDNIHDLFIVGRGHGSVSPLTAGLTDWSECPELGPIGDLLASSDFAATVSVLVVQQYVGVASANTATDTLTPDSPQQQTEFNTPNVNQRTPPRASDSPS from the exons ATGGGGAACCTGTTTCAGTGCCTAAAGGTCAATCTACTAGTGGAGTTGTTGCCTATGGGAATCAAGGTTATTACTATGGTGCACAGAGTAGAAATAAGACATGCCAGACGGGCAAAAACAAAAGGCCAGACGGGCCAGCCAAACAAAAGGCCAGACGGGCCAACCAGACGGGTTAAGTTGAAAGCCATACAGGCTGAAAAGATTAATTATGGGGACAGAAG GATACTTTGGAAGCGAGAT GTCACGTTGGTTGTCACCATTACGCGGCTTCTTGTGTTCATCTTGAAACCTCTTCGCCAGCCTCGTGTTATCTCTGAAATACTA GGAGGAATCATATTAGGTCCATCGGTATTGGGAAAGAGTCCCAAATTTGCTGATGCATTGTTTCCGCAAAGAAGTGTAATGGTCCTTGAAACAATGGCTAATGTTGGTCTTCTTTACTTTCTTTTCATAGTCGGAGTAGAAATGGACATAAGTTCAATCAAACGGACAGGGAAAAAGGCCATAGTTATTGCGGTTGCTGGTATGATCTTGCCTTTCCTAATAGGTGTTACATTCTCATTTCTGCTACGCCAAAAAACACAGAGTGTGAAGCAGGGGACTTTCATACTTTTCCTTGGAGTTGCGCTTTCTGTCACTGCTTTCCCTGTGCTAGCTCGAATTCTTGCAGAACTCAAACTGCTCAACAAAGATATCGGGGAAATAGCAATGTCTTCGGCTCTTATAAATGATATAGTGGCATGGACTGTATTGGCCTTCGCGATTGCAATGTCTGAGGAAAATAACATGACTTTAGCTTCCATTTGGGTGATTCTTTCAAGCGTAGCGTTCGTTCTTTTCTGCATATTTCTAGTTCGTCCGACAATAGCTTGGATGATCAAAAGGACCCCCGAAGGGGAAACCATTAGTGAGTTCTACTTGTGTCTGATTCTCACAGGAGTAATGATTTCCGGTTTTATAACAGATGCTATTGGAACACATTCTGTGTTTGGAGCTTTTGTTTTTGGATTAATCATTCCGAATGGACCTCTAGTTGTTACACTTATTGAAAGGCTTGAGGactttgtttcaggacttctactgcCAATCTTCTTCGCTATTAGTGGTCTAAAGACCGAATTCTCAGCAATTCAAGGAGCAGGAACATGGGGAGCGTTGGTTGTTGTGATAGTTCTTGCCTGCTTAGGAAAAGTTGCAGGAACTCTTATTGTTGCTCTTTATTATCAAATGCCATTTCATGAAGGAGTCACTCTTGGTTTGCTCATGAACACGAAAGGCCTCGTGGAGATGATCGTCCTTAACGTGGGCAAGGACCAAAAGGTACTCGACGAGAAGTCATTTGCCATTATGGTGATTGTGGCTGTGGTTATGACCGGAAGTGTCACCCCAATTGTGACGACGATTTACAGGCCAGCAAGAAAATTCTCACCTTACAAAAGAAGGACAATACAGAGGATCAAACGAGATAGTGAGTTTCGGGTTTTAGTCTGCATTCACACCCCAAGAAATGTACCGACAATCATCAACCTAATAGAAGCCTCTCATCCCTCAAAAAAGTCCCCAATATGCATATATGCACTTCACCTAGTAGAATTAACTGGCCGATCTTCTGCCATGCTAATTGTTCACAACACGAGAAAGTCAGGCCCGGCTGCCAATCGGACCCAAGCTCAGTCAGACCACATCATCAATGCATTCGAAAACTATGAACAAAATGCAATTGGCGTTTCAGTACAGCCCCTGACAGCCATTTCACCCTACTCCACCATGCATGAAGACATATGCAATGTGGCCGAAGATAAACGTGTGGCATTCATCATCATTCCATTTCATAAGCAACAAACCGTCGATGGTGGAATGGAAAACATGAATCCATCGTATCGTACAATCAACCAAAATGTATTGGTAAATGCACCATGCTCAGTTGGTATCCTAGTAGACAGAGGCCTTACAGGATCAACCAGAATATCATCCAATCAAGTTACTCACCATGtagcattattattttttggcgGACCAGACGACAGGGAGGCCTTAGCATATGTGTGGAGAATGTCAGAACATCCCGGGATAAATTTAACTGTAATGCGGTTCATTTCTGCAAATGAAGCTGGAGAGGGCTCATCCAGACCTTCATTCGAAGAAAATGACCCTAGAGTTTTAACAATTTTAACCGATAACGATAGAGAGAAACAACTAAACGAGGAATACTTAAATTCCTTCAAGTCCAAAATGCCGAAAGATGGTTCGGTTGTTTATCTGGAAAAAGTAGTGAGTAACGGTGATGAGACCGTGGCAGCAATTAGGTCCATCGACAACATTCATGACCTATTCATCGTCGGAAGAGGCCATGGCTCGGTTTCACCACTTACAGCAGGTCTAACGGATTGGAGCGAATGCCCGGAGCTCGGGCCAATAGGGGACTTGTTAGCTTCATCAGATTTTGCAGCCACGGTGTCCGTGTTGGTTGTACAACAATATGTTGGCGTAGCATCGGCCAACACAGCGACAGATACGTTAACACCGGATAGTCCCCAACAACAAACCGAATTCAACACCCCGAATGTAAATCAACGGACGCCGCCCAGAGCTTCGGATTCACCGTCATAA
- the LOC108206077 gene encoding lipid transfer protein EARLI 1, with protein sequence MASKALASTSFFLVLNLLFLTLVTSTHHTPCPPPPMPKPKCPPPPMPKPSCPPPPTPKPKSPPPPPPTPKPKSPPPPPPTPTPTPTPPKPLCPPPPPHHHPITPPASCPRDALKLGVCAKVLGGLIGTVIGTPPKLPCCSLLEGLVDLEAAICLCTAIKANILGINLNVPVDLSLLINYCGKKVPKGFKCV encoded by the coding sequence ATGGCTTCAAAGGCATTAGCATCCACATCTTTCTTCCTAGTCCTTAACCTTCTCTTCCTCACTTTAGTAACTTCAACTCATCACACTCCATGCCCACCACCACCAATGCCGAAACCTAAATGCCCCCCACCCCCAATGCCGAAACCTAGCTGCCCTCCACCACCTACACCGAAGCCGAAAAgccctccaccaccaccacctacacCGAAGCCGAAGAgccctccaccaccaccaccaactCCAACACCTACACCAACACCCCCGAAGCCACTTTGCCCACCGCCACCACCTCACCACCACCCCATCACTCCACCAGCAAGCTGCCCTAGAGATGCACTCAAGTTGGGAGTGTGTGCCAAGGTTCTAGGTGGCTTGATCGGGACGGTCATTGGAACTCCACCTAAGCTGCCATGCTGTAGTCTCCTCGAAGGCCTTGTCGATCTTGAAGCTGCTATTTGTCTCTGCACCGCGATTAAAGCCAATATCTTGGGTATTAACCTCAATGTTCCGGTTGATTTGAGCTTGTTGATTAACTACTGTGGCAAGAAGGTCCCCAAGGGCTTCAAATGCGTGTAA